The window AATTTGTTACTTTTTTCCTCTGCTTTTTTTAACTTTGCTAAATAAATAAGTTTAATTATTCCAAATGCTGGAACTCCAAAAAACATTCCCACTGGTCCCATTAAACTTCCACCTATAAGTACTGCTACAACTACCCAAAAAGTGCTCATTCCAACAGTTTCACTTACTATTTTTGGCCCTATTACCCAACCATCAAAAGTTTGAGCTATTATCATAGCTAAAAATAGATAAAATACTTTTATTGGTTCTACTAATGCAACTAGAAATATTGCTATAACTCCAGCTACAAAAGAACCTATATATGGAATCATATTTCCTATTCCTATCATAATTCCACTTAAAAGAGCATAGGGAACATTACAAATTAATAGTACAGCAAAAGTTACAGCTCCTACTATTCCTGATGTAATCATTCTACCCCAAACATAATTTAGTAGTACTTGTCTTGAAGAGTTTAAAAACTCACTATACTCTTTTCCTCTCTCATTTCCAAAACATATTTTTAAAACATTATCTTTAAAATTTATAAAATATCTCTTATCAATTAAGATAAAAAATGCTAGAAAGAAACCTATAAGAAATTTTCCTATAGCTACTAGCCACCACATAATATTCATTACAACAGTAAAACTATACTCCTGAATCTTTCCTATATTTTTCTTAAAGAATGTTATAATATTATTTTCAATCTGCTTCTCTCCAATT is drawn from Fusobacterium varium and contains these coding sequences:
- a CDS encoding AI-2E family transporter, with product MNKKLSYFKIIGIGIVLILIQSFFQRYEALKEIYSTYIGYLVPVIYALFITIFLDPVVTKIEEKTKLSRLKSVCLTFLLVVILVAGFIGLVLPELGKSFKELYSKFPMMQDKIGSTITQCIEYLKEKNILVIGEKQIENNIITFFKKNIGKIQEYSFTVVMNIMWWLVAIGKFLIGFFLAFFILIDKRYFINFKDNVLKICFGNERGKEYSEFLNSSRQVLLNYVWGRMITSGIVGAVTFAVLLICNVPYALLSGIMIGIGNMIPYIGSFVAGVIAIFLVALVEPIKVFYLFLAMIIAQTFDGWVIGPKIVSETVGMSTFWVVVAVLIGGSLMGPVGMFFGVPAFGIIKLIYLAKLKKAEEKSNKFEGE